A window of the Labrus mixtus chromosome 8, fLabMix1.1, whole genome shotgun sequence genome harbors these coding sequences:
- the tmem68 gene encoding transmembrane protein 68 — translation MSDSGNQSCLMGAEDTLSFLVCVFRALEDWAGLGQVEDYLSVLEYLLWVFTPLAIVFILPFLIVILLYLSILFLHVYKRKNQLREAYCNNLWDGARKTLATLWDGHGAIWHGYEIHGMEKIPDKGPALIVYYHGAIPIDYYYFLASVIIQKGRTCHSVADHFLFKIPGFKLLCEVFSVIHGPQEECVRALKNGHLLGISPGGVREALFSDETYPLLWGKRRGFAQVAIDSQVPVIPMFTQNLREGFRSLGNLRFYRWVYEKFRFPAAPVYGGFPVKFRTFLGDPIPYDPNVNAAELAEKVQQAVQSLIDQHQQIPGNILRALLERFHSKVKDH, via the exons GTCTGTGTGTTCCGCGCGTTGGAGGACTGGGCCGGCCTGGGTCAGGTGGAGGACTATCTGAGTGTTTTGGAGTACCTACTGTGGGTCTTCACGCCTTTGGCCATCGTCTTCATCCTGCCCTTCCTCATCGTCATCCTGCTTTACCTCTCCATACTCTTCCTCCATGTCTATAAG AGGAAGAATCAACTGAGAGAAGCTTACTGCAACAACCTGTGGGATGGGGCCAGGAAGACCCTGGCTACTCTGTGGGACGGACATGGAGCCATCTGGCATG GCTATGAGATTCATGGGATGGAGAAGATCCCAGACAAAGGACCAGCACTGATCGTGTACTATCATGGAGCCATTCCAATAGACTACTATTACTTCCTGGCTAGTGTCATCATCCAGAAGGGCCGGACCTGCCACTCTGTAGCGGACCACTTCCTCTTCAAGATcccag GTTTTAAGTTGCTGTGCGAGGTGTTCAGTGTGATCCATGGTCCTCAGGAGGAGTGTGTGCGAGCGCTGAAGAATGGTCACCTGTTAGGGATTTCTCCCGGTGGCGTGCGGGAGGCTCTGTTCAGCGATGAGACCTACCCTCTTCTCTGGGGCAAACGCAGAGGCTTCGCGCAGGTCGCCATCGACTCTCAAGTG ccAGTTATTCCGATGTTCACTCAGAATCTGCGGGAAGGCTTCAGATCTCTGGGAAATTTAA GATTTTATCGCTGGGTGTATGAGAAGTTTCGTTTCCCTGCGGCGCCTGTTTATGGAGGATTTCCTGTGAAGTTTCGAACCTTCCTCGGTGATCCGATCCCCTACGACCCCAATGTAAACGCTGCAGAGCTAGCAGAGAAA GTGCAGCAGGCGGTCCAGTCTCTGATAGACCAGCACCAGCAGATCCCAGGGAACATCCTGAGAGCCTTACTGGAGAGATTTCACTCCAAAGTCAAAGACCATTAA